From the genome of Phytohabitans rumicis, one region includes:
- a CDS encoding DUF6603 domain-containing protein yields MIGIDVPEELIQVGLMLGLLRLEHPGDLDSVALDTGFFADPAGALSGLAYDPDRRAAALGLAAKLFGEVGQALDLPELPEGQTWVPIVRQGSAGLFAIVDAADGRIDLGIGGRAAVSRDGLEAAATVALPIARADQGAGVSLLPGTPDGPIRLGVGVQLPPPAPGDLVSLAGIAVTADLPTAPGGSPSLVVRLRGLRLPAWPEPRDRTLTDDPAAVGRELVELLHGLLEARAGLGDAGGAKLRALLALLGLGGRDGIPALPLADVLDRGPAALVDWLRSLVAPGTPWPLVSWLRALADLLDLELPDGIEGSGTAADPVRWCARPASGVEVHVRVVVEEAGGALTIRPSVEGSLRTGSAATVPGSLRMGAEVCAITLGATPAVDWLPRLDAAFELARTGGPLVRVPATGSTVDLEVGVFRAGLAAGSDHRPALVVEAVDVTLDGTAYPRLDLSSVEAVAAAASAAAGDALAAALDGFFGAGSGRGRALTNLLGLTRPVPAAQPWPALPAVPELFADPLGAWARYHAGLLVGGVWSPMAGDLAVVLGATAPGPAGGGEADPWRLGLAGGAGGDLELRLWRSGPDAAPGLHIAVEFAPAPVQLDGHHLRLRGLIQLARVALPVTAPDGPVLSFADRAEIRLELGDDLVLDGPVEVRAGAASAVVGWRRGEGWVGGLRVTGAVVTAGGESVALPDPFDLGTGLPGPGSPVWSALEWLFARWLAGAAGGAARAILAGLLGWLPSRRLRLGGDAGPDLDIADLAAGGWPRFPLERLATDPVAAVRDWLAEVLSSGAGPDLADMAVGFLNGLLAGAGSDAVDLRTDGAGTRAEPWRVGLTTDPRAPVVLVWLDPDGPTMRELDGVLDTLVPGDLSAGLDGSAPLPDEARLAGVLRVAARFDAGLGALLAGRGDVARVLSELRTGLRDTDGLVPAAAQAAAGDVRGATLDGVTHLGAPAAFNVDSHAPDAEPERVVYVAAPLPGVSPWPGQPAGPDPRLLDLRAAGVPPEAFGFAGLAGPGPWWVLLPTRADAGGADAVAARLRAAVRAIRAASPGPVTLVAHSVAGHAARAVWASGDAESLVTLGTPYAAAVPTDAAAEAVQLLRGLTASLPGAPDADLRRLLDLLRTRAAVLGESQADDAGVPAAHPFPVADLTAAPLPAAPAGAAAPVALRTSCTDVDLHRGVAAAVRAAAARVRSLLPHAAAGRTRAPVTHLGLGLAAGWPAPEAPGTDPGGLRTEIKVRLDGCRVPLRGGGGVQPVPRIAVQAALWRDGGWLVGSASSGADPRLRRLDLDLTIDRSAGGVPDIRASLALHDAGLTGIDHGRLDLPPGPLDGVARALLGEVSAALSPAPATGPIRDLLDVLAALGVASVDGAGTVALHGDPLERILVDTAGYLGTHLAGEPARTRLLAALGRLLGAAPGQPPGRPLGPDFHLSIVDGSEVTVGTADGGVLLGGLIRLAGRVTLGPSARVRGELRLGSGTALVVATDSAAGPATVRLEVAAGRPEPDRIPIAPVLDADALAGRLGAAAAAELLRGALEWAREREARLDPLLAALGLLLPGSPPAVRSPVELLLDPGGWLTGPAALGDPARPGVLAPAKLAALAAAAGQLLGQPAGGSPGPAPLGLPGGGTLAVAEDGDGLVVTVRIRPAPTGGLGADVALIVRVAPGPVVRTTVRAAVRRTGTAGFRDAGLELEAGQVTTLTVRLTPVDPAAAELVLPLLPQAPGLGALTELAAIGAVGYALPRLLEALTGAGAGDPRMAQLGAALGQLGDALDIRDAASGAFRIGELRRLAADPPSELATRFRARPAATIGALRALVAAVTGTPAGAGPLWSGAGGRVAVDVAATGTGSPEVRLRATALVPVDGITAGGEAAVNAAGLAAARLSVTATDADALLPGPVDLLPFVAVTLGPALPETFEVGLWLDPPARTTRDALLIRVTFGVGTQVLHRRVTPAGTTDSTNLATAVPALVRRLAVPLAADFALARPALRDLLATSVGTQRIGDILVAAGVLAADGAGWRLADGLMDQLTIRAPRAVAELLIAAGGPRLGPFQLAVRAETGPPVPAGSIRYVLRVALLDPIEPPAVGGLILSVEGDDAWDPPLPGPAGDHLELSILELPADPFAPGATVRATPAVRLRGLGLRVRAEQGPLVDFGVRVGSIGLHVAFAQDAGGFGYGGARLIVDGLAIDLGSAGGGNPVAGKVLSPGPGAGGDPEPVAPGFSAQLRVFKEGTGPVGVTVRAGLGPGPWWIPIQRSFGPVYVAQVGLDVTTAGGRPAEVSLLIDGGATLGGLAVGVDDLELIVPWATAANPLTWRVDLAGLAVAYQNGGIALAGGLRKLERLGGVEYAGMLVLRAAGFGLDVIGSWGEFPVPGGGGGRYTSLFIFGALSAPLGGPPPFFVTGIGAGVGINRALAVPDDLAEVTDFPLVEAMSPGNALAQDPMAALEEIARAFPPSRGAFWLAAGVRFTSFTVVESVAVLAVAVGDGVEVVILGTSRMGLPNPSTPLVMIELALKARFSTREGVLSIQAQLTENSWLLNPGCRLTGGFAFVIWFRTGELLLTLGGYHPRFQRPERYPVVPRLGLQWSVSQNIVVKGEAYFALTSTAVMAGGRIEVGFDGGFVHATFTAGVDAIVSWDPAWYDVTVYVQVSASLEIEIDLWILGTIRIWIGFSIGAELHVWGPRLRGEAIIDLDLVRFAVPFGASDAPIGPEPLGWSAFHDKYLVAGDPTGRTMDLMVTAGLHVPDPGGPGGPANDGSPDRPYQLGPEFALTSSTRTAANQVNEQPFTGLPLDLVPMRVERIASRHTVRIVDDETGVEVPADRRPQVTALSGPVPDGIWRLPEPGDMGEDGVHPAFTGARLAAVPALAGDAQDGTIDDVEGGDAHPLPLRDHRDPGQTLSQAMAAAAQWAATQQQADAFEVTAAALAGAALHGVAGAALARCLGARTARTAAAGPSGYALRLLAADRVAPPQLARITTGIVAPLSAPVPVTPAEPPAQPQIPIPGAPRLAALLWPQPARTLPTTGRTTVGSWGGQVRRRPPPTIEEARAGLPPLAAHLHLLPPQLGATTKGTLSGRDPASRFRRAGTSREWRREVLADPRPRALDAALATGVTLPAGQIQVWHVPRAGADRSAQRPVLTVGGNQLVRVVALGRTGAALDDRELTQGSVLIPLGAQRVAVIGTGRTAAARGLSGWYAGAVLARVHGSTCVLPGGLLRADAPPSLRGRAAVDAALVPGAEAVRGTGVTRTRLPADTSCVVVVLDVPAAGLPPAEGLLLGLDGATQPLDAAKVPLPPRAVVTGSRAYLFFDVTPGGGPVTVTVGRDRDWTLAGVLGAARPADLVAREVRRRGLDALLAPLTERAPRSSTLSWTGATP; encoded by the coding sequence GTGATCGGCATCGACGTCCCGGAAGAGCTGATCCAGGTCGGGCTGATGCTCGGGCTGCTGCGGCTGGAGCATCCCGGCGACCTCGATAGCGTCGCCCTGGACACCGGGTTCTTCGCCGACCCAGCCGGTGCTCTGTCCGGCCTGGCCTACGACCCTGACCGCCGTGCGGCCGCGCTCGGCCTCGCGGCGAAGCTGTTCGGTGAGGTCGGCCAGGCACTCGACCTGCCGGAGCTGCCCGAGGGGCAGACCTGGGTGCCGATCGTGCGGCAGGGTTCTGCCGGCCTCTTCGCGATCGTGGATGCCGCCGACGGGCGGATCGACCTCGGGATCGGCGGTCGGGCCGCGGTGAGCCGCGACGGCCTCGAGGCCGCCGCGACGGTCGCGCTGCCCATCGCCCGCGCCGACCAGGGCGCCGGGGTGTCGTTGCTGCCCGGCACGCCCGACGGCCCGATCCGGCTCGGTGTGGGGGTGCAGCTGCCGCCGCCGGCGCCCGGCGACCTGGTCTCGCTGGCGGGGATCGCGGTGACGGCCGATCTGCCGACCGCGCCGGGCGGGTCGCCGTCGTTGGTCGTGCGGCTGCGTGGGCTGCGCCTGCCGGCGTGGCCCGAGCCCCGCGACCGCACGCTCACCGACGACCCGGCCGCGGTCGGCCGGGAGCTGGTCGAGCTGCTGCACGGGCTGCTGGAGGCGCGCGCCGGGCTCGGTGACGCCGGCGGCGCCAAGCTCCGCGCCCTGCTGGCGCTGCTCGGCCTCGGCGGCCGCGACGGCATCCCGGCGCTGCCGCTCGCCGATGTTCTCGACCGCGGCCCGGCGGCGCTGGTCGACTGGCTGCGTTCGCTCGTCGCCCCGGGCACGCCGTGGCCGCTGGTGTCCTGGCTCCGGGCGCTGGCGGACCTGCTCGACCTGGAGCTGCCGGACGGCATCGAAGGCTCCGGCACGGCGGCCGACCCGGTGCGCTGGTGCGCCCGGCCGGCCAGCGGTGTCGAGGTGCACGTGCGGGTGGTCGTCGAGGAGGCTGGTGGCGCGCTCACGATCCGCCCGAGCGTCGAGGGGTCGCTCCGGACGGGCAGCGCCGCCACCGTTCCGGGGTCGTTGCGCATGGGCGCCGAGGTGTGTGCCATCACCCTTGGGGCGACGCCCGCGGTGGACTGGCTCCCGCGCCTGGACGCGGCGTTCGAGCTCGCCCGTACCGGCGGCCCGCTCGTCCGGGTGCCGGCCACTGGCTCCACTGTGGACCTGGAGGTCGGCGTGTTCCGCGCCGGGCTCGCCGCCGGCTCGGACCATCGGCCCGCGCTCGTCGTGGAGGCTGTCGATGTGACGCTCGACGGCACGGCCTACCCCCGGCTGGATTTGTCCTCTGTGGAGGCTGTCGCCGCCGCGGCGAGCGCGGCGGCCGGGGACGCGCTGGCCGCCGCGCTGGACGGCTTCTTCGGCGCGGGCAGCGGCCGGGGGCGGGCACTGACCAACCTGCTCGGCCTGACCCGGCCGGTGCCGGCCGCGCAGCCGTGGCCCGCGCTGCCGGCGGTGCCCGAGCTGTTCGCCGACCCCCTCGGCGCCTGGGCCCGCTACCACGCCGGCCTGCTGGTCGGCGGGGTGTGGAGCCCGATGGCCGGCGACCTGGCGGTCGTCCTGGGCGCCACCGCCCCGGGGCCGGCCGGCGGCGGGGAGGCGGACCCGTGGCGGCTCGGGCTCGCCGGTGGCGCCGGCGGCGACCTGGAGCTGCGGCTGTGGCGCTCAGGCCCGGACGCCGCGCCCGGCCTGCACATCGCGGTCGAGTTCGCCCCCGCGCCGGTGCAGCTGGACGGGCACCACCTGCGGCTGCGCGGGCTGATCCAGCTGGCCCGGGTCGCGCTGCCGGTGACCGCGCCGGACGGGCCGGTCCTGAGCTTCGCCGACCGTGCGGAGATCCGGCTCGAGCTCGGCGACGACCTGGTCCTCGACGGCCCGGTCGAGGTGCGGGCCGGCGCCGCGTCCGCGGTGGTTGGCTGGCGGCGGGGCGAGGGCTGGGTGGGCGGCCTGCGCGTCACCGGTGCCGTCGTCACCGCGGGCGGGGAGAGCGTCGCGCTGCCCGACCCGTTCGACCTCGGCACCGGGCTGCCCGGCCCGGGCAGTCCCGTGTGGTCGGCGCTGGAATGGCTGTTCGCCCGGTGGCTCGCCGGTGCGGCCGGCGGTGCGGCCCGGGCGATCCTGGCCGGGCTGCTGGGCTGGCTCCCGTCGCGGCGCCTGCGGCTGGGCGGCGACGCCGGCCCCGACCTGGACATCGCCGATCTGGCCGCGGGAGGCTGGCCCCGGTTTCCGCTGGAGCGGCTGGCCACCGACCCGGTGGCGGCGGTGCGCGACTGGCTCGCGGAGGTGCTGTCGTCGGGCGCGGGTCCGGACCTCGCCGACATGGCCGTCGGGTTTCTCAACGGGCTGCTCGCCGGTGCCGGCAGTGACGCGGTCGACCTGCGTACGGACGGGGCGGGCACCCGGGCGGAGCCGTGGCGGGTCGGGCTCACCACGGATCCGCGCGCGCCGGTCGTCCTGGTCTGGCTCGACCCCGACGGCCCGACCATGCGTGAGCTCGACGGCGTCCTGGACACGCTGGTCCCGGGTGACCTGTCGGCCGGGCTGGACGGCAGCGCACCGCTGCCCGACGAGGCCCGGCTGGCCGGCGTCCTGCGCGTGGCCGCGCGCTTCGACGCGGGGCTCGGCGCGCTCCTGGCCGGACGGGGCGACGTCGCCCGGGTCCTGTCCGAGCTGCGTACCGGCCTGCGGGACACCGACGGCCTCGTGCCGGCCGCCGCGCAGGCCGCCGCCGGCGACGTCCGCGGCGCCACCCTGGACGGGGTCACGCATCTCGGCGCACCCGCGGCGTTCAATGTGGACAGTCACGCGCCGGACGCCGAGCCGGAGCGGGTGGTGTACGTCGCGGCGCCGCTGCCCGGCGTGAGCCCCTGGCCGGGACAGCCGGCCGGCCCCGACCCACGCCTGCTCGACCTGCGCGCCGCCGGGGTGCCGCCGGAGGCGTTCGGCTTCGCGGGGCTGGCCGGGCCGGGCCCGTGGTGGGTGCTGCTGCCGACCCGCGCGGATGCCGGCGGAGCGGACGCGGTGGCGGCCCGGCTGCGGGCGGCGGTGCGGGCGATCCGGGCCGCGTCGCCGGGCCCTGTCACGCTCGTGGCGCACTCCGTGGCCGGGCACGCCGCCCGCGCGGTGTGGGCCAGCGGCGACGCCGAGTCGCTGGTCACGCTCGGCACGCCGTACGCCGCGGCGGTGCCGACGGACGCGGCGGCCGAGGCGGTCCAGCTTCTGCGCGGGCTCACCGCATCGCTGCCCGGTGCGCCCGACGCGGACCTGCGGCGGCTGCTGGACCTGCTGCGTACCCGCGCCGCCGTGCTCGGGGAGAGCCAGGCGGACGATGCCGGAGTGCCGGCGGCGCACCCGTTCCCGGTCGCTGACCTGACTGCGGCTCCGCTTCCCGCCGCACCGGCGGGGGCGGCGGCGCCGGTGGCGCTGCGGACCTCGTGTACCGATGTCGACCTGCACCGAGGTGTCGCCGCGGCGGTCCGCGCCGCCGCCGCGCGGGTGCGTTCGCTGCTGCCCCATGCGGCGGCCGGCCGGACCCGGGCGCCGGTCACCCACCTCGGCCTCGGCTTGGCCGCCGGCTGGCCGGCGCCGGAAGCGCCCGGCACCGATCCAGGCGGGCTACGGACCGAGATCAAGGTACGCCTCGACGGCTGCCGGGTGCCGCTGCGGGGCGGCGGGGGCGTCCAGCCGGTGCCCCGGATCGCGGTCCAAGCCGCGCTGTGGCGCGACGGCGGCTGGCTGGTCGGGTCGGCGAGCTCCGGCGCGGACCCGCGGCTGCGCCGCCTCGACCTCGACCTGACCATCGACCGGTCCGCCGGCGGGGTACCGGACATCCGGGCGTCGCTCGCCCTGCACGACGCCGGGTTGACCGGCATCGACCACGGGCGACTCGACCTCCCACCCGGGCCGCTCGATGGCGTGGCCCGGGCCCTGCTCGGCGAGGTGTCCGCGGCCCTGTCGCCGGCGCCGGCCACCGGCCCCATCCGGGACCTGCTCGACGTCCTGGCCGCCCTTGGCGTCGCCAGCGTCGATGGCGCCGGCACCGTGGCGCTGCACGGCGACCCGCTGGAGCGGATCCTCGTCGACACCGCCGGCTACCTCGGCACCCACCTCGCCGGTGAGCCCGCCCGCACGCGCCTGCTGGCCGCCCTCGGCCGGCTCCTCGGCGCGGCGCCGGGCCAGCCGCCCGGCCGCCCGCTCGGGCCGGACTTCCATCTGTCTATTGTGGACGGATCCGAGGTCACCGTCGGTACCGCGGACGGCGGCGTCCTGCTGGGCGGGCTGATCCGGCTCGCCGGACGGGTCACTCTCGGACCGTCCGCCCGGGTACGCGGAGAGCTGCGCCTCGGCAGCGGCACCGCGCTCGTGGTGGCGACCGACAGCGCGGCCGGCCCGGCGACGGTGCGGCTGGAGGTCGCGGCCGGGCGGCCGGAGCCGGACCGGATCCCGATCGCGCCCGTGCTCGACGCGGATGCCCTCGCGGGCCGCCTCGGCGCGGCGGCCGCCGCTGAGCTGCTACGCGGCGCGCTGGAGTGGGCCCGCGAACGGGAGGCCCGGCTCGACCCGTTGCTGGCCGCGCTCGGGCTCCTGCTGCCCGGATCGCCGCCGGCCGTGCGCAGCCCCGTCGAGCTGCTTCTCGACCCGGGCGGCTGGCTGACCGGCCCGGCGGCGCTGGGCGACCCGGCCCGTCCGGGCGTGCTGGCCCCCGCGAAGCTCGCGGCGCTGGCGGCAGCGGCCGGCCAGCTGCTCGGGCAGCCGGCCGGCGGCAGTCCCGGGCCGGCACCGCTCGGCCTGCCGGGCGGCGGGACGCTGGCCGTCGCGGAGGACGGCGACGGGCTCGTGGTGACCGTGCGGATCCGGCCGGCTCCCACCGGCGGGCTCGGCGCCGACGTCGCGCTCATCGTCCGCGTGGCGCCGGGTCCGGTGGTCCGGACCACCGTCCGGGCGGCCGTGCGGCGCACCGGCACGGCCGGCTTCCGCGACGCCGGCCTGGAGCTGGAGGCCGGGCAGGTCACCACCCTCACCGTCCGGCTCACCCCGGTGGACCCGGCCGCCGCCGAGCTGGTGCTGCCGCTGCTGCCGCAGGCGCCCGGGCTCGGCGCGCTCACCGAGCTGGCCGCGATCGGCGCGGTCGGGTACGCGCTGCCCAGGCTGCTGGAGGCCCTGACCGGCGCCGGCGCCGGCGACCCGCGGATGGCTCAGCTCGGCGCGGCGCTCGGCCAGCTCGGCGACGCCCTGGACATCCGGGACGCCGCGAGCGGAGCGTTCCGGATCGGCGAGCTGCGGCGGCTCGCGGCCGACCCGCCCAGCGAGCTGGCCACCCGGTTCCGGGCACGACCGGCCGCCACCATCGGGGCGCTGCGGGCGCTGGTCGCGGCGGTCACCGGCACACCGGCCGGCGCCGGTCCACTGTGGAGCGGTGCGGGCGGGAGGGTCGCGGTCGACGTCGCCGCCACCGGCACAGGCTCGCCGGAGGTGCGGCTGCGCGCCACCGCCCTCGTACCGGTCGACGGGATCACCGCGGGCGGCGAGGCCGCGGTCAACGCTGCCGGCCTGGCCGCCGCACGCCTGTCGGTGACCGCGACAGATGCCGACGCTCTCCTTCCCGGCCCGGTCGACCTACTTCCGTTCGTGGCGGTGACTCTCGGCCCGGCGCTGCCCGAAACGTTCGAGGTCGGCCTCTGGCTCGACCCGCCGGCCCGGACGACCCGCGACGCGCTGCTGATCCGGGTCACGTTCGGGGTCGGCACGCAGGTCCTGCACCGGCGGGTCACCCCGGCCGGCACCACCGACAGCACCAACCTGGCCACCGCGGTGCCCGCGCTCGTCCGCCGCCTGGCGGTCCCGCTCGCCGCCGACTTCGCCCTGGCCCGGCCGGCCCTGCGGGACCTGCTCGCGACGAGCGTCGGCACCCAGCGGATTGGCGACATCCTCGTCGCGGCCGGGGTGCTCGCCGCGGACGGGGCCGGGTGGCGGCTCGCCGACGGGCTGATGGACCAGCTGACCATCCGCGCGCCGCGCGCCGTGGCCGAGTTGCTCATAGCGGCCGGAGGTCCGCGGCTCGGCCCGTTCCAGCTGGCCGTCCGCGCCGAGACCGGCCCGCCGGTGCCGGCCGGCTCGATCCGGTACGTGCTGCGCGTCGCACTGCTGGACCCGATCGAGCCGCCAGCGGTCGGCGGGCTGATCCTGTCCGTCGAGGGCGACGACGCCTGGGATCCGCCGTTGCCCGGGCCGGCGGGCGACCACCTCGAACTGTCGATCCTCGAGCTGCCCGCCGACCCGTTCGCACCGGGCGCCACCGTCCGGGCCACCCCGGCGGTCCGGCTGCGCGGCCTGGGCCTGCGGGTCAGGGCCGAGCAGGGCCCGCTGGTCGACTTCGGGGTACGGGTCGGCAGCATCGGGCTGCACGTCGCGTTCGCCCAGGACGCCGGCGGGTTCGGGTACGGCGGCGCGCGGCTGATCGTCGACGGCCTCGCGATCGACCTGGGCAGCGCCGGCGGCGGTAACCCGGTCGCCGGCAAGGTGCTCTCGCCCGGGCCCGGCGCCGGCGGCGATCCGGAGCCGGTCGCCCCGGGCTTCAGCGCGCAGCTGCGGGTCTTCAAGGAGGGCACCGGGCCGGTCGGCGTCACCGTGCGGGCCGGGCTGGGCCCGGGGCCCTGGTGGATCCCGATCCAGCGCTCGTTCGGCCCGGTGTACGTCGCGCAGGTCGGGCTCGACGTGACCACCGCCGGCGGCCGGCCCGCCGAGGTGAGCCTGCTCATCGACGGCGGGGCCACGCTCGGTGGGCTCGCGGTCGGGGTCGACGACCTGGAGCTGATCGTCCCGTGGGCGACCGCGGCCAATCCGCTCACCTGGCGCGTCGACCTGGCCGGGCTGGCTGTCGCGTACCAGAACGGCGGCATCGCACTGGCCGGCGGGCTGCGCAAGCTCGAACGGCTGGGCGGTGTCGAGTACGCCGGCATGCTGGTGCTGCGGGCCGCCGGTTTCGGCCTCGACGTGATCGGCTCGTGGGGCGAGTTCCCCGTGCCGGGCGGCGGTGGCGGGCGCTACACGTCGCTGTTCATCTTCGGCGCCCTGTCCGCGCCGCTCGGCGGGCCACCCCCGTTCTTCGTCACCGGCATCGGCGCCGGGGTCGGCATCAACCGCGCCCTCGCGGTGCCCGACGACCTCGCCGAGGTGACCGACTTCCCGCTCGTCGAGGCGATGAGCCCGGGCAACGCGCTCGCCCAGGATCCGATGGCCGCGCTGGAGGAGATCGCCCGCGCGTTCCCGCCGTCCCGGGGCGCCTTCTGGCTCGCGGCCGGGGTGCGGTTCACCAGCTTCACCGTGGTCGAGTCGGTCGCCGTCCTGGCCGTGGCCGTCGGCGACGGCGTCGAGGTCGTCATCCTCGGCACCTCCCGGATGGGGCTGCCCAACCCCTCCACCCCGCTCGTCATGATCGAACTGGCCCTCAAGGCGCGGTTCTCCACCCGCGAGGGTGTGCTGTCGATCCAGGCGCAGCTGACCGAAAACTCCTGGCTGCTCAACCCGGGCTGCCGGCTCACCGGCGGGTTCGCGTTCGTGATCTGGTTCCGCACCGGCGAGTTGCTGCTCACCCTCGGCGGCTACCACCCGCGCTTCCAGCGGCCTGAGCGCTACCCGGTCGTACCCCGGCTAGGTCTACAGTGGAGTGTCAGCCAGAACATCGTGGTCAAGGGCGAGGCGTACTTCGCGCTCACCTCCACCGCGGTGATGGCCGGCGGGCGCATCGAGGTCGGCTTCGACGGCGGCTTCGTACACGCCACCTTCACCGCCGGCGTCGACGCGATCGTCTCCTGGGATCCGGCCTGGTACGACGTGACCGTCTACGTCCAGGTCAGCGCCAGCCTCGAGATCGAGATCGACCTGTGGATCCTGGGCACGATCCGGATCTGGATCGGTTTCTCCATCGGCGCGGAGCTGCACGTCTGGGGTCCGCGGCTGCGTGGCGAGGCGATCATCGACCTCGACCTCGTCCGGTTCGCGGTGCCGTTCGGCGCCAGCGACGCCCCGATCGGCCCCGAGCCGCTGGGCTGGTCCGCGTTCCACGACAAGTACCTCGTGGCCGGCGACCCGACCGGCCGGACGATGGACCTGATGGTCACCGCCGGGCTGCACGTGCCCGACCCGGGCGGCCCGGGCGGCCCGGCCAACGACGGCAGCCCGGACCGGCCGTACCAGCTCGGGCCGGAGTTCGCCCTCACGTCCAGCACCCGCACGGCGGCCAACCAGGTCAACGAGCAGCCGTTCACCGGCCTGCCGCTCGACCTCGTACCGATGCGGGTGGAGCGGATCGCGTCCCGCCACACCGTCCGGATCGTCGACGACGAGACCGGCGTCGAGGTCCCGGCGGACCGCAGACCCCAGGTCACCGCGCTGAGCGGCCCCGTACCGGACGGCATCTGGCGGCTGCCCGAACCCGGCGACATGGGCGAGGACGGCGTCCACCCGGCGTTCACCGGCGCGCGGCTGGCGGCCGTGCCGGCGCTCGCCGGCGACGCGCAGGACGGCACCATCGACGACGTCGAGGGCGGCGACGCCCATCCGCTGCCGCTGCGCGACCACCGCGACCCGGGCCAGACGCTCAGCCAGGCCATGGCGGCGGCCGCGCAGTGGGCGGCCACCCAGCAGCAGGCCGATGCCTTCGAGGTGACCGCGGCCGCGCTGGCCGGTGCCGCGTTGCACGGCGTCGCCGGTGCGGCCCTGGCCCGCTGCCTCGGCGCCCGTACGGCGCGCACGGCAGCCGCCGGACCCAGCGGGTACGCGCTGCGGCTGCTCGCCGCCGACCGGGTGGCCCCGCCGCAGCTGGCCCGGATCACGACCGGCATCGTCGCGCCGCTTTCCGCACCGGTGCCGGTCACGCCGGCGGAGCCGCCCGCGCAGCCCCAGATCCCCATACCGGGCGCGCCGCGGCTGGCGGCCCTGCTCTGGCCGCAGCCGGCACGCACGCTCCCGACCACGGGCCGGACCACGGTCGGCTCGTGGGGCGGGCAGGTCCGGCGCCGGCCGCCGCCGACCATCGAGGAGGCGCGGGCCGGGCTGCCGCCGCTGGCCGCACACCTGCACCTGCTGCCGCCGCAGCTGGGCGCGACGACCAAGGGCACGCTGAGCGGCCGGGACCCGGCCAGCCGGTTCCGGCGGGCCGGGACGAGCCGCGAGTGGCGCCGTGAGGTGCTGGCCGACCCGCGTCCCCGGGCCCTCGACGCCGCCCTCGCCACCGGCGTGACCCTGCCGGCCGGGCAGATCCAGGTCTGGCACGTGCCCAGGGCCGGCGCCGACCGGAGCGCGCAGCGGCCGGTCCTGACCGTCGGCGGCAACCAACTGGTCCGGGTCGTCGCCCTCGGCCGGACCGGCGCCGCCCTCGACGACCGGGAGCTGACCCAGGGCAGCGTGCTGATCCCACTCGGCGCACAGCGGGTGGCGGTCATCGGCACCGGCCGCACCGCCGCCGCCCGCGGGCTCTCCGGCTGGTACGCGGGCGCCGTCCTGGCCCGGGTGCACGGCTCGACCTGCGTACTCCCCGGCGGGCTGCTGAGGGCGGACGCGCCGCCGTCGCTGCGCGGCCGCGCCGCGGTCGACGCCGCGCTGGTGCCCGGCGCCGAGGCGGTTCGCGGCACCGGCGTCACCCGCACCCGCCTGCCCGCCGACACGAGCTGCGTTGTCGTGGTGCTCGACGTGCCGGCCGCCGGGCTGCCGCCGGCCGAGGGCCTCCTGCTTGGCCTCGATGGCGCCACCCAGCCGCTCGACGCCGCGAAGGTGCCGCTCCCGCCGCGCGCGGTCGTCACCGGCTCCCGCGCGTACCTGTTCTTCGACGTCACGCCCGGCGGCGGCCCGGTGACGGTCACCGTCGGCCGGGACCGCGACTGGACCCTGGCCGGCGTGCTGGGGGCGGCGCGGCCGGCCGACCTCGTGGCCCGGGAGGTGCGCCGCAGGGGCCTGGACGCCCTGCTCGCGCCACTGACCGAACGCGCGCCGCGCTCCTCCACCCTGAGCTGGACAGGAGCCACTCCATGA